One region of Hymenobacter sediminicola genomic DNA includes:
- a CDS encoding lipocalin family protein, with protein sequence MLITKTSIRLALLIGLSACSEKETVLNQRETWLSTGGWQMTNYTYHTRAAAGGTPIQFEFITGRACEADDLYRFEATNKLQWDKNGTLCPTSQPPLTEWGTWQLLNSDTKLAIDHQGTVQFPYTGSVADPLDIVELTSETMVLRTADIQAGDSVVAYTYRFIKP encoded by the coding sequence ATGCTAATCACTAAAACCAGTATCCGGCTTGCATTACTGATAGGCCTGAGTGCTTGCTCCGAAAAGGAAACCGTACTTAACCAACGCGAAACGTGGCTTTCAACGGGGGGCTGGCAGATGACCAACTACACGTATCACACCCGCGCGGCGGCTGGCGGCACCCCCATACAATTTGAGTTTATAACCGGACGGGCATGCGAAGCAGATGATCTGTACCGATTCGAGGCGACTAACAAGCTGCAGTGGGATAAAAACGGCACCTTGTGCCCCACCTCCCAGCCTCCTCTGACAGAGTGGGGAACTTGGCAACTCTTGAACAGTGATACCAAGCTAGCTATTGACCACCAGGGAACCGTTCAATTTCCTTATACCGGGTCAGTTGCGGATCCCTTGGATATCGTGGAGCTTACTTCCGAAACCATGGTGCTAAGAACAGCCGACATCCAGGCCGGGGATTCGGTAGTAGCCTATACCTATCGGTTTATTAAGCCGTAA
- the polA gene encoding DNA polymerase I encodes MTPDASAAQPHKLFLLDAFALIYRAHFAFSKNPRVNSKGLNTGAILGFTNTLVEVLQKEKPTHIGVAFDAAKKTFRHEQYAEYKAQRQAMPEDIGLAIPYIKQIIKAFHIPILMVEGYEADDVIGTLARRAEAQGFGEVFMMTPDKDYCQLVTDCIKIYRPAFMGNAAEILDVAHVLQRFEIERPEQVIDILGLQGDASDNIPGIPGIGEKTAKTLIQKYGSVENLIANVDQLKGKQQENVRNFAEQGLMSKELATIHLDVPIEFEAEKLVLDQPDAEALRQLFDELEFRQLAARVLGGGSPAGVSAAPVGRGARRPKTAEGQGSLFGSSADAAVAIGAEEGETGSFGAPAGPRRTLADVPHQYHLIDTPELRKSLLEFLLQQTEVSFDTETTGLDTMTARLVGLSFCWLPGEAYYVPVPHDDHAAAQALIDEFCPFFEAAHILKIGQNIKYDLTILKHYKVTINGPLFDTMLAHYLLEPDMRHGMDVLAETYLHYTPVPITALIGPKGKNQKTMADLPPAEVSDYACEDADVTLQLKHVFEPLLKEVGLLDLLNEVENPLVPVLADIEYEGVKIDSSAMGEYSAELQGYIVDIEKQIFSEAGQEFNIGSPKQLGEVLFDKMDIGKGKIKKTKTGQYATGEEILSQLAAENPIAALILEYRQLSKLRSTYVEALPQLVCELDGRVHTSFNQAVTATGRLSSTNPNLQNIPIRTEKGREIRKAFVPRDASHVLLAADYSQVELRIMADFSGDKTMIEAFRQGLDIHTSTASKVFKVPLNEVDSEMRRKAKTVNFGIIYGISAFGLAQRIGISRKEATDIIDTYFEEFSSVKQFMDDSINKARELEYATTLLGRRRYLRDINSRNATLRGYTERNAINAPIQGTAADIIKKAMINIHEWLRQEKLGTRMILQVHDELVFDAVQEEVAYITPKIKELMATALLLPHGVPLEVEVGTGQNWLQAH; translated from the coding sequence ATGACTCCTGACGCCTCCGCTGCCCAGCCTCACAAGCTTTTCCTGCTCGACGCTTTTGCCCTGATTTACCGTGCCCACTTTGCGTTCAGCAAGAACCCGCGCGTGAACTCCAAGGGACTCAATACTGGAGCCATCTTGGGCTTCACCAACACGCTGGTAGAGGTGTTGCAGAAGGAAAAGCCCACGCATATTGGTGTAGCGTTTGATGCCGCTAAAAAGACGTTCCGCCACGAGCAGTACGCCGAATACAAAGCTCAACGCCAGGCTATGCCCGAGGATATCGGCTTGGCCATCCCCTACATCAAGCAGATAATTAAGGCCTTCCACATTCCTATTCTGATGGTGGAAGGGTACGAGGCCGACGACGTAATTGGCACGCTGGCCCGCCGCGCCGAGGCCCAGGGTTTCGGGGAGGTGTTCATGATGACGCCCGACAAGGACTACTGCCAGCTCGTCACGGACTGCATCAAAATCTACCGACCAGCCTTCATGGGCAACGCCGCCGAAATTCTGGACGTGGCGCACGTGCTGCAGCGCTTCGAGATTGAGCGGCCGGAGCAGGTGATTGACATTTTGGGACTCCAGGGCGACGCCTCCGACAACATTCCGGGCATTCCGGGCATCGGCGAAAAGACGGCTAAAACACTGATCCAGAAGTATGGCTCGGTGGAAAACCTGATTGCCAATGTGGACCAGCTCAAAGGCAAGCAGCAGGAAAACGTGCGCAACTTCGCCGAGCAGGGCCTGATGAGCAAGGAGCTAGCCACCATCCACCTAGATGTTCCCATCGAGTTTGAGGCCGAAAAGCTGGTGCTAGACCAGCCCGATGCCGAGGCGTTGCGCCAGCTGTTCGATGAGCTGGAATTCCGGCAACTGGCTGCCCGCGTGCTGGGCGGCGGCAGCCCGGCCGGTGTGAGTGCGGCGCCAGTTGGGCGTGGGGCCCGCCGCCCCAAAACGGCTGAAGGTCAGGGCAGTTTGTTTGGTTCATCGGCGGATGCGGCGGTAGCCATTGGTGCTGAAGAAGGAGAAACCGGCTCGTTTGGCGCGCCAGCTGGCCCGCGCCGCACGCTGGCCGACGTGCCGCACCAGTACCACCTCATCGACACGCCCGAGCTGCGCAAGTCATTGCTGGAGTTTCTGCTACAGCAAACCGAGGTCAGCTTCGACACGGAGACAACCGGCCTCGACACCATGACGGCGCGGCTGGTGGGCCTCTCCTTCTGCTGGCTGCCGGGCGAGGCGTATTATGTGCCCGTGCCGCACGACGACCACGCCGCCGCCCAAGCCCTGATTGATGAGTTCTGCCCGTTTTTTGAGGCCGCGCATATTCTCAAAATCGGCCAGAACATCAAGTACGACCTTACCATCCTCAAACACTATAAGGTCACCATCAACGGGCCGTTGTTTGATACCATGCTAGCCCACTATCTGCTGGAGCCCGATATGCGCCACGGCATGGATGTGCTGGCCGAAACCTACCTGCACTACACGCCGGTGCCCATCACGGCGCTTATCGGCCCCAAAGGCAAAAACCAGAAAACCATGGCCGACCTGCCCCCGGCCGAGGTATCGGACTACGCCTGCGAAGATGCCGACGTGACGCTGCAACTCAAGCACGTATTCGAGCCGCTGCTGAAGGAAGTGGGCTTGCTGGACTTGCTCAACGAGGTGGAAAACCCGCTGGTGCCGGTGCTGGCCGACATCGAGTACGAAGGCGTGAAAATCGACTCCTCGGCTATGGGCGAATACTCGGCCGAGCTGCAGGGCTACATCGTCGACATCGAGAAGCAGATTTTTTCAGAGGCCGGCCAGGAGTTCAACATTGGCTCGCCGAAGCAACTGGGCGAAGTGCTGTTCGATAAAATGGACATCGGCAAAGGCAAGATCAAGAAAACCAAGACCGGCCAGTACGCCACCGGCGAGGAAATCCTGAGCCAGCTGGCCGCCGAAAACCCCATTGCCGCCCTCATTCTGGAATACCGCCAGCTTAGCAAGCTGCGCAGCACCTACGTGGAGGCCCTGCCCCAGCTAGTGTGCGAGCTGGATGGCCGCGTGCACACCAGCTTCAACCAGGCCGTGACAGCCACTGGCCGCCTCAGCAGCACCAACCCCAACCTGCAGAACATTCCCATCCGCACCGAAAAGGGCCGCGAAATCCGCAAGGCCTTCGTGCCCCGCGACGCCAGCCACGTGCTGCTAGCCGCCGACTACTCGCAGGTGGAGCTACGAATCATGGCCGACTTCTCGGGTGATAAAACGATGATTGAAGCCTTCCGCCAGGGCCTAGACATTCATACCAGCACCGCCAGCAAGGTGTTCAAAGTGCCGCTGAACGAAGTAGACAGCGAAATGCGCCGCAAGGCCAAAACCGTCAATTTCGGTATCATTTACGGCATTTCGGCCTTCGGGCTGGCCCAGCGCATCGGTATTTCGCGCAAGGAAGCCACCGACATCATTGACACCTATTTCGAGGAGTTTTCGTCGGTGAAGCAGTTTATGGACGACAGCATCAACAAGGCCCGGGAGCTGGAGTACGCCACTACCCTGCTGGGCCGCCGCCGCTACCTGCGCGACATCAACTCGCGCAACGCCACGCTGCGCGGCTACACCGAGCGCAACGCCATCAACGCCCCCATCCAGGGCACCGCGGCCGATATCATCAAGAAGGCCATGATCAACATCCACGAGTGGCTGCGCCAGGAAAAGCTCGGCACCAGAATGATTCTGCAGGTGCACGACGAACTGGTGTTCGATGCGGTGCAGGAGGAAGTGGCCTACATCACGCCCAAAATCAAGGAGCTAATGGCTACTGCCCTGCTGCTGCCCCACGGCGTGCCGCTGGAAGTGGAAGTCGGCACCGGCCAGAACTGGCTGCAGGCGCACTGA